In Streptomyces sp. SLBN-118, the following are encoded in one genomic region:
- a CDS encoding DUF5958 family protein yields the protein MTETSSDDVRTFRRKTERVVNEIAQGLRTLDAGLGWFSALAPTRQQEVLQEVTGYAMQAHITAADGRAGVARSGVKPTANPAVMICMDPPRYGFANLPAAEHVKAFRVLVSVFAIADTRRRETHCKGACGHAWHNLGRGKGVSPT from the coding sequence GTGACCGAAACGAGCAGCGACGACGTCCGCACCTTCCGGCGCAAGACCGAGCGGGTTGTCAACGAGATCGCCCAAGGGCTCCGCACGTTGGACGCCGGTCTGGGCTGGTTCTCCGCCCTCGCCCCGACACGCCAGCAGGAGGTACTGCAGGAAGTCACCGGCTATGCGATGCAGGCGCACATTACAGCTGCGGACGGCCGTGCGGGGGTGGCGCGGTCCGGTGTGAAGCCCACAGCCAACCCCGCGGTAATGATCTGCATGGACCCGCCCCGCTACGGATTCGCGAATCTCCCCGCCGCCGAACACGTCAAGGCATTCCGTGTCCTCGTTTCCGTGTTCGCCATTGCCGACACTCGCCGCCGCGAGACGCACTGCAAAGGCGCCTGCGGACATGCATGGCACAACCTGGGGCGGGGCAAGGGCGTCAGCCCCACGTGA
- a CDS encoding DUF3846 domain-containing protein, protein MTHTPGALLITPEADIIPVNLPADTVGRLVVMRSVIRCERVDVVALTDQVDMWVDDEGLFNHPVNKLATLLAVRFGFTWREYHGPVLLTGGADAEGETVPLSKDKILALLTSLEEL, encoded by the coding sequence ATGACCCACACGCCCGGCGCCCTGCTCATCACCCCCGAGGCGGACATCATCCCGGTCAACCTGCCCGCCGACACCGTGGGCCGGCTGGTCGTCATGCGCTCCGTTATCCGCTGCGAGCGGGTGGACGTGGTGGCGCTGACCGACCAGGTGGACATGTGGGTGGACGACGAAGGGCTCTTCAACCATCCGGTCAACAAGCTCGCGACGCTGCTTGCGGTCCGCTTCGGCTTCACCTGGCGGGAGTACCACGGGCCCGTGCTGCTGACCGGCGGTGCGGACGCCGAGGGCGAGACGGTGCCGCTCAGCAAGGACAAGATCCTGGCACTGCTCACCAGCCTCGAAGAGCTCTGA
- a CDS encoding TIGR02680 family protein has translation MNRPLSPHRYRLHRAGIRNVWQYDEQEFAFGDGRLLLRGKNGAGKSKALEMLLPYLLDGDARALDATGTGRTTLLWLMLDGFEQTNRLGYLWLEFVRTDEEGNDHHLTLGAAVRASQSTRTAKPFFFVTPLRVGEDLHLAVAGQPLPVEQLKTLVGPEYVTDRAVEHRARVARHLFGLTDPARYRNLLHLLHRLRRPTIGDRIDSGGLVSVLAETLPALDDEVVEKVARNLDDLDAVRTDLGRLERTDEALRTFLTGYRGYLHGALRRRADEVNGELERLAEHRRSAGEAVKKVANLRTSEDELTARLDTLTAEADEAETDLAALHASTAYRSLQELGEKRATVTALHSAAATAFKALRQAHSSQEETGRRLTEEARRLGAELVEIGTTHGELLREAERAGLDPAHLGEPAVAPVTPVAGAAVAELTAPDGDFHLVRHSEVLAVDTEACADALLALDSQLDAAGPVIRNRTRDVTELAALIGTTRRAQQEAHEADAARERLEEQADEARERAARRREETAREGQTYTDAVRTWTEQLRRLTGVPLDAVHTLITHDPAEGPLPAHAPDEVADTARSAVEPWLAELGEQRDARAVAVRELAAEQDRLARERKDWEARTDPEPAPPPHRSAPRTPGTGAPLYRLVDFAEGRPAVLRGHLLGAGDLTDHPANGGDDLGDGVLGGHRVIKHRGVQRPPLPALEYAGRGHDFPDLGEDPHRISRMTQAAPEVRQQRRIKRGVVQPKPASGLPPQVTP, from the coding sequence GTGAACCGCCCCCTTTCCCCGCACCGCTACCGCCTGCACCGCGCCGGCATCCGCAACGTCTGGCAGTACGACGAGCAGGAGTTCGCCTTCGGTGACGGCCGCCTGCTGCTGCGCGGCAAGAACGGCGCCGGCAAGTCCAAGGCACTGGAGATGCTGCTGCCGTACCTCCTCGACGGTGACGCCCGAGCTCTGGATGCCACCGGGACCGGCCGGACCACGCTTCTGTGGCTGATGCTGGACGGTTTCGAGCAGACCAACCGGCTCGGCTACCTGTGGCTGGAGTTCGTGCGGACGGACGAGGAGGGGAATGACCACCACCTCACCCTCGGTGCGGCCGTCCGCGCCTCCCAGTCGACCAGGACGGCCAAGCCGTTCTTTTTCGTTACCCCGCTGCGGGTGGGCGAGGACCTGCACCTGGCCGTCGCCGGCCAGCCGTTGCCAGTCGAGCAGCTCAAGACGCTCGTCGGCCCGGAGTACGTCACCGACCGTGCCGTGGAGCACCGGGCCCGGGTCGCCCGCCACCTGTTCGGCCTCACCGATCCGGCACGCTACCGCAACCTGCTCCATCTACTGCACCGCCTGCGCCGCCCCACCATCGGCGACCGGATCGATTCCGGCGGTCTGGTCTCCGTCCTCGCGGAGACGCTGCCCGCGCTCGACGACGAGGTCGTGGAGAAGGTGGCCCGCAACCTCGACGACCTGGACGCCGTACGGACCGACCTCGGTCGCCTGGAGCGGACCGACGAGGCGCTGCGGACCTTCCTCACCGGCTATCGCGGCTACCTGCACGGGGCATTGCGCCGCCGGGCTGATGAGGTGAACGGCGAACTGGAAAGGCTGGCGGAGCACCGGCGTTCGGCCGGCGAGGCCGTGAAGAAGGTGGCGAACCTCCGCACGAGCGAGGACGAACTCACCGCCCGCCTTGACACCCTCACAGCGGAGGCGGACGAGGCCGAGACGGACCTCGCCGCCCTGCACGCCAGCACCGCCTACCGAAGCCTGCAGGAACTCGGCGAGAAGCGCGCCACGGTGACCGCTCTGCACAGCGCGGCAGCGACGGCGTTCAAGGCCCTGCGCCAGGCCCACAGCAGCCAGGAAGAGACAGGACGGCGACTCACCGAGGAAGCCCGGAGGCTCGGCGCGGAACTGGTCGAAATCGGCACGACGCACGGCGAGTTGCTGCGCGAGGCGGAGCGCGCCGGGCTCGACCCCGCGCACCTCGGTGAGCCCGCGGTGGCCCCCGTTACCCCGGTCGCGGGTGCGGCGGTGGCCGAACTGACGGCCCCCGACGGAGATTTCCATCTCGTGCGGCACAGCGAGGTGCTGGCCGTCGACACGGAGGCCTGTGCGGATGCCCTGCTCGCCCTGGACTCCCAACTGGACGCCGCTGGACCAGTCATCAGGAACCGCACCCGGGACGTGACCGAACTGGCCGCGCTCATCGGCACGACGCGCCGGGCCCAGCAAGAGGCGCACGAGGCCGATGCCGCCCGGGAGCGTCTGGAGGAGCAGGCGGACGAGGCACGTGAGCGGGCCGCACGCCGACGGGAGGAGACGGCACGTGAAGGGCAGACATACACGGACGCCGTACGGACCTGGACCGAGCAGCTGCGGAGACTCACCGGCGTGCCCCTCGACGCCGTACACACCCTGATCACCCACGACCCGGCGGAAGGCCCGCTGCCCGCCCACGCCCCCGACGAAGTGGCCGACACCGCCCGGTCGGCCGTCGAGCCGTGGCTTGCGGAACTGGGCGAACAGCGCGACGCGCGTGCGGTGGCCGTCCGTGAGCTGGCCGCCGAACAAGACCGCCTGGCGCGTGAGCGGAAGGACTGGGAAGCCCGCACCGACCCCGAGCCTGCGCCTCCACCCCACCGCTCGGCACCCCGCACGCCAGGCACCGGCGCACCCCTGTACCGGCTCGTGGACTTCGCCGAAGGCCGCCCGGCAGTGCTCCGCGGCCACCTCCTCGGCGCCGGGGACCTCACGGATCACCCGGCGAATGGCGGAGATGATCTGGGTGACGGTGTCCTGGGTGGCCACCGCGTCATCAAGCACCGTGGAGTCCAACGCCCGCCGCTGCCTGCCCTTGAGTACGCCGGTCGCGGCCACGACTTCCCTGACCTTGGTGAAGATCCGCATCGGATCAGCCGAATGACGCAGGCGGCGCCGGAAGTACGTCAGCAGCGACGGATCAAACGCGGTGTCGTACAGCCCAAGCCCGCAAGCGGCCTTCCACCGCAGGTCACACCGTAG
- a CDS encoding TIGR02678 family protein has protein sequence MPLPSAHDVALAAERRAAARLLLAHPLLTSNGPHSDTFPLIRRHADWLAQRFQQVFGYRLLVEASYARLFKAGLGPGSGHRLERPSTGTPFTPRTYAYLALALSVLVTAPEQLLLSQLVADLRAAAVDAGIEISDTGRQAERRTLAAALRQLVDWGVLTETEGHVSAVAEERGGEALLTVDREIARAVVAGPLAQSRDGADLVRRAADPGFGGPRTYVRRRLVETPAVHLDDLTGAEREWLRTRQRRESQAFSELLGLEAEIRAEGIALVDPDGDLTDLHLPGTGTVAQAALLLTGRLVDRLRPEDPGHPAVGGRLVIGVPVPDGLLPELLDELVEEYGRRSNWQRGMLENLEGLLAAVLDFLVRMHLMAPVGEVRADGHGVPEGYEDAALDGRSVTDVSGTRGQDGAGGWVLLAAAARFATTVAVTSRPEQPPEDDVSQQPEEPSR, from the coding sequence ATGCCCCTGCCCTCCGCCCACGATGTGGCACTTGCCGCCGAACGCCGCGCCGCCGCCCGCCTGCTCTTGGCTCACCCCTTGCTCACCAGCAACGGCCCGCACAGCGACACCTTCCCGCTGATCCGCCGCCACGCCGACTGGCTCGCCCAGCGCTTCCAGCAGGTGTTCGGCTACCGACTCCTAGTCGAGGCGTCGTACGCCCGCCTGTTCAAGGCCGGCCTCGGACCCGGATCCGGCCACCGCCTGGAGCGGCCCTCCACCGGCACGCCGTTCACTCCACGGACGTACGCCTATCTGGCACTCGCACTCTCGGTCCTCGTCACCGCCCCGGAGCAGCTCCTGCTCTCCCAGCTCGTCGCCGATCTGAGGGCCGCAGCAGTGGACGCCGGGATCGAGATCAGCGACACCGGGCGTCAGGCGGAGCGGCGCACGCTCGCCGCCGCGCTGCGTCAACTCGTCGACTGGGGCGTGCTGACGGAGACCGAGGGCCATGTCTCGGCCGTCGCCGAGGAGCGAGGCGGCGAGGCACTGCTGACGGTGGACCGCGAGATCGCCCGCGCGGTCGTCGCCGGACCGCTGGCGCAGAGCCGCGACGGAGCGGATCTCGTCCGTCGTGCCGCCGACCCCGGCTTCGGCGGTCCGCGTACGTACGTTCGCAGACGCCTCGTCGAGACACCCGCCGTCCACCTCGACGACCTCACCGGCGCCGAGCGGGAATGGCTGCGGACGCGGCAACGGCGTGAGTCCCAGGCCTTCTCCGAACTGCTGGGTCTGGAGGCCGAGATCCGTGCCGAGGGCATCGCCCTCGTCGATCCGGACGGCGACCTCACCGACCTGCACCTGCCCGGCACCGGCACCGTCGCCCAGGCGGCGCTGCTGCTGACAGGACGGCTGGTCGACCGACTGCGCCCCGAGGACCCCGGCCATCCCGCGGTCGGCGGTCGGCTGGTCATCGGCGTTCCCGTCCCGGACGGGCTGTTGCCCGAACTGCTCGATGAGCTCGTCGAGGAGTACGGCCGACGCAGCAACTGGCAGCGAGGCATGCTGGAGAACCTGGAGGGGCTGCTCGCCGCCGTCCTCGATTTTCTGGTCCGCATGCACCTGATGGCGCCCGTCGGCGAGGTGCGCGCCGACGGCCACGGCGTGCCCGAGGGATACGAGGACGCAGCGCTGGACGGCCGGTCTGTCACGGACGTCTCGGGCACCCGCGGGCAGGACGGAGCGGGCGGCTGGGTGCTGCTCGCCGCGGCCGCCCGGTTCGCCACCACGGTGGCCGTCACCTCCCGTCCCGAGCAGCCCCCAGAAGACGACGTCTCACAGCAGCCCGAGGAGCCGAGCCGGTGA
- a CDS encoding TIGR02677 family protein, which yields MSVPVRTLDSMVGDELREEPHGERSGKEGDTETWQRLSAYAYLSAPERLEHVAVMRVFCGTLLADLAVPDVLAKLAQAGQPAAALGAETLTARLEQLVRWGNLLRSTHTVTATSIAEYQRSRSRYQLSKLGERVQRDADEVLAGADAAREVSSELLTLVDRGLKEIAALAAAPGGADPQQALEKISTIFAQFAEFAESVRDFYAYLGQVLARYDLDGAEYQGFKELLLDYVEAITEDVSFRAPRIAAHMQAIWPHLPTLLSRIDAHATGLGALSDALPETRVQRSRGRELADWEGLRDWFADSDGQGSQVDQLRDATLRALQSLLANAKRMLRSASGEMSRRKDLLRLAAWFDAAEPEEAHDIAVAAFGLYGARHLGVAPDPDRSVPAYVSWWTGPVVDVPVALRERGSRAPRGRAAAVEDHREQKHRLLEQAREQAAARRAAAAELRSASGRFDQVRLGSAAMRLLLELLTAALGHVQLDKEAGDFQIDGAQAGDADLGIRLTVWSTPGRHTLLRSVDGDLTADDLTLAVESASAPATAKEASA from the coding sequence GTGTCAGTGCCGGTCCGTACGCTCGACAGCATGGTGGGGGACGAGCTGCGCGAAGAACCACATGGTGAGCGGTCCGGCAAGGAGGGCGACACCGAGACCTGGCAGCGGCTGAGTGCGTACGCCTACCTCAGCGCGCCCGAGCGACTGGAGCATGTCGCGGTGATGCGGGTGTTCTGCGGCACCCTGCTCGCGGACCTGGCCGTGCCCGACGTGCTCGCCAAGCTGGCACAGGCCGGACAGCCGGCGGCAGCGCTCGGTGCGGAGACGCTGACCGCCCGGCTCGAACAGCTGGTGCGCTGGGGCAATCTGCTGCGCAGCACGCACACGGTCACCGCGACCAGCATCGCCGAGTATCAACGCTCCCGGTCCCGCTACCAACTGTCCAAGCTGGGCGAACGCGTGCAGCGCGACGCCGACGAGGTGCTGGCGGGAGCGGACGCCGCGCGTGAGGTCAGCAGTGAGCTGCTCACCCTCGTCGACCGGGGGCTCAAAGAGATCGCCGCCCTGGCCGCCGCGCCCGGCGGCGCGGACCCGCAGCAGGCACTGGAAAAGATCAGCACGATCTTCGCACAGTTCGCCGAATTCGCTGAGTCGGTACGGGACTTCTACGCCTACCTCGGCCAGGTGCTCGCCCGCTACGACCTCGACGGAGCCGAGTACCAGGGATTCAAGGAACTGCTGCTCGACTACGTAGAGGCGATCACTGAGGACGTGTCCTTCCGCGCCCCGCGCATCGCCGCCCACATGCAGGCTATCTGGCCGCATTTGCCCACGTTGCTGAGCCGCATCGACGCCCATGCGACAGGCCTCGGAGCGCTTTCCGACGCCCTGCCCGAGACGCGGGTGCAGCGCAGCCGGGGACGGGAGTTGGCCGACTGGGAGGGGCTGCGCGACTGGTTTGCCGACAGCGACGGCCAGGGCAGCCAAGTGGACCAGCTCCGGGACGCGACCCTGCGTGCCCTGCAGTCGCTGCTCGCCAACGCCAAGCGGATGCTGCGCTCCGCGTCGGGGGAGATGTCCCGTCGCAAGGACCTGCTCAGGCTCGCGGCCTGGTTCGACGCCGCGGAGCCCGAGGAGGCCCACGACATCGCGGTCGCAGCGTTCGGGCTGTACGGGGCACGGCATCTGGGCGTGGCACCGGATCCCGACCGGTCCGTACCGGCGTATGTGAGCTGGTGGACCGGACCCGTCGTGGACGTGCCGGTGGCGTTGCGTGAGCGCGGTAGCCGGGCCCCGCGCGGGAGGGCCGCGGCGGTCGAGGACCACCGCGAGCAGAAGCACCGCCTCCTGGAGCAGGCGCGCGAGCAGGCCGCCGCCCGCCGGGCCGCGGCCGCCGAGCTGCGCAGCGCATCCGGCCGGTTCGACCAGGTGCGGCTGGGTTCAGCGGCTATGCGGCTGCTGCTGGAACTGCTCACCGCCGCCCTCGGACACGTCCAACTGGACAAGGAGGCCGGTGACTTCCAGATCGACGGCGCGCAGGCAGGTGACGCGGATCTGGGCATCAGGCTGACGGTGTGGAGCACCCCGGGCAGGCACACTCTGTTGCGCTCCGTGGACGGCGACCTGACGGCGGACGACCTCACCCTGGCCGTCGAAAGCGCCTCGGCGCCCGCCACAGCCAAGGAGGCGAGCGCCTGA
- a CDS encoding pentapeptide repeat-containing protein, which yields MRRNEQLHRLARQGSGGPVAARQPIRIRGFALLTRLRQQSSRGAVGERYSQQGGLDWARRLELVSVLLASVATVIGLWYSNAQVREQLNLTRQELGVSKESQITDRYTKAVETLGNDSLDVRLGGIYALQRIMEDSPRDHPTIANVLSTYVRTRAAKPAKEGPEIPPDVQAALRVVAGRNVGLDRDFVPNLSGARLSGLELRLGTDRDQDGEWENGAEFEGAILSDSDLSRAHLGMWNLSRADLQRARLVEAKLFSARLSYARLTEANLSGANMRHAELHGVSLTKADLSGADLSCTNLDRADLQGAKLTGADLMNAHLTDAHVDVAQLRAALINSKTVLSVELARDPAIRTRIQQVEKERGVPLPCSVGQQDP from the coding sequence ATGAGACGCAACGAGCAACTGCATCGACTGGCCCGCCAGGGTTCCGGCGGGCCAGTCGCTGCGAGGCAGCCGATACGCATACGTGGCTTCGCCCTTCTGACCCGGTTGAGGCAGCAGTCCTCGCGCGGCGCGGTGGGAGAGCGTTATTCCCAGCAAGGTGGTCTGGATTGGGCCCGTCGGCTGGAGCTGGTATCCGTTCTGCTCGCGTCCGTTGCCACTGTGATCGGGCTCTGGTACTCGAACGCCCAGGTTCGCGAACAGCTCAACCTGACCCGTCAGGAGCTTGGCGTAAGCAAGGAGTCGCAGATCACTGACCGGTACACCAAGGCGGTGGAGACGCTGGGCAACGACTCACTGGACGTAAGGCTCGGCGGCATCTACGCCCTGCAGCGCATCATGGAGGACTCGCCCCGCGACCACCCGACGATCGCCAACGTGTTGTCCACCTACGTGCGCACGCGTGCCGCCAAGCCTGCAAAGGAGGGACCAGAGATTCCGCCAGACGTGCAGGCTGCGTTGCGGGTGGTCGCTGGCCGGAACGTGGGACTTGATCGCGATTTCGTACCCAATCTCAGTGGGGCGCGGCTGAGCGGGCTGGAGCTGCGACTCGGTACTGACAGAGACCAAGATGGTGAGTGGGAGAACGGCGCTGAATTCGAGGGAGCCATTCTCAGTGATTCCGATCTGAGCAGAGCGCATCTAGGAATGTGGAATCTGTCAAGAGCAGACTTGCAACGAGCGCGGCTGGTCGAGGCGAAGCTCTTCTCAGCCCGGCTCTCGTACGCGCGGCTGACGGAAGCCAATCTGAGCGGCGCGAACATGCGCCACGCGGAGCTGCACGGTGTCTCGCTGACGAAGGCGGATCTTTCCGGGGCGGACCTCTCTTGCACCAATCTAGATCGTGCGGATCTGCAGGGAGCGAAGCTGACCGGTGCTGACCTGATGAATGCGCATCTCACTGATGCGCATGTCGACGTTGCGCAGCTGCGCGCTGCCTTGATCAACAGCAAGACCGTGTTGTCAGTGGAACTTGCCAGGGATCCAGCGATCCGCACTCGCATTCAGCAAGTTGAGAAGGAGCGAGGTGTCCCTCTGCCTTGCAGCGTTGGACAGCAGGACCCGTGA
- a CDS encoding ATP-dependent endonuclease: protein MTQFGVGEAGQFLLELLPKFFYFSNYELLPGECNIVTLVERQCADSLEEGDETMLALLQLAGEGADDLLDEDYESREAELQAASMELSDQVFRYWKQNDALSVVMATDMPVVRTDPNTSQEVRERVLKIELHDERNDVKTNFALRSAGFRWFFSFLAAFSAYQDHPERTVVLLDEPGLSLHGEAQGDFLRYVFDELGTHQQVLYTTHSQHMIDPTRYETMRAIHDRATRQNPELGVVITPVSLSADRTTILPVESALGYSVAQHLFLGAGPHLAVEGSSDFMFLLRMSEHLRPQGRAALDPRIAIIPVGGIGTMPAFVAVMGRRMHVRALIDGAHTASVAKKVYGAAAAVGVDEKHIVVLGNLDGLPHTADIEDLFTTKDYLWLYNRSVDRPLQAAELPDTPQPILQRLQVARERDGLPGTFDHAGLAHQLTVYQQEFFVQADPDTLNRFEALFRELAVD from the coding sequence TTGACGCAGTTCGGTGTCGGCGAAGCGGGCCAGTTCCTGCTCGAGCTGCTGCCGAAGTTCTTCTACTTCTCCAACTACGAGCTACTGCCCGGCGAATGCAACATCGTCACCCTCGTCGAGCGGCAGTGCGCCGACTCACTCGAGGAAGGGGACGAGACCATGCTTGCCCTGCTGCAACTGGCTGGCGAGGGCGCGGACGACCTGCTGGATGAGGACTACGAGAGCCGCGAGGCCGAGCTGCAGGCCGCCAGCATGGAGCTCAGCGATCAGGTTTTCCGCTACTGGAAGCAGAATGACGCGCTCTCCGTCGTGATGGCGACTGACATGCCCGTGGTGCGCACCGACCCGAACACCAGCCAGGAGGTACGCGAGCGCGTACTGAAGATCGAGCTGCACGACGAGCGCAACGACGTCAAAACGAACTTCGCGCTGCGCTCGGCCGGCTTCCGGTGGTTCTTCTCCTTCCTGGCCGCCTTCAGCGCATACCAGGACCATCCAGAGCGCACCGTGGTCCTGCTGGACGAGCCCGGCCTGAGCCTGCACGGCGAGGCCCAGGGCGACTTCCTGCGCTACGTCTTCGACGAGCTCGGCACCCACCAGCAGGTGCTCTACACCACGCACTCCCAGCACATGATCGACCCGACCCGGTACGAGACCATGCGGGCCATCCACGATCGGGCCACCCGACAGAACCCGGAGCTCGGCGTAGTCATCACGCCGGTCAGCCTCTCGGCGGACCGGACGACGATCCTGCCCGTCGAATCCGCCCTCGGGTACTCCGTTGCCCAGCATCTCTTCCTCGGCGCAGGTCCCCACCTGGCGGTGGAAGGCAGCAGCGACTTCATGTTCCTGCTCCGGATGTCGGAGCACCTGCGCCCCCAGGGCCGCGCCGCACTCGACCCGCGCATTGCCATCATCCCCGTCGGCGGCATCGGCACCATGCCGGCCTTCGTCGCCGTCATGGGGCGCCGGATGCACGTGCGCGCCCTGATCGACGGAGCGCATACGGCCAGCGTGGCCAAGAAGGTCTACGGCGCTGCCGCAGCGGTAGGTGTGGACGAGAAGCACATTGTCGTTCTCGGCAATCTCGACGGACTGCCGCACACAGCCGACATCGAGGATCTGTTCACGACCAAGGACTACCTCTGGCTCTACAACCGGTCAGTCGACAGGCCCCTTCAGGCTGCCGAACTGCCCGACACGCCCCAGCCCATCCTGCAACGCTTGCAGGTCGCCCGAGAACGCGACGGACTGCCCGGTACCTTCGACCACGCGGGCCTCGCCCACCAGTTGACGGTGTACCAGCAGGAGTTCTTCGTGCAGGCCGACCCGGACACCCTGAACCGATTCGAGGCACTCTTCCGCGAACTGGCCGTCGACTGA
- a CDS encoding DUF6308 family protein — protein MNELVTGPGSSRREPSVVGQRLNAVLDAEQVVDDLRRYFGIGLPPGAGVFTGGRFEHLAGGGDRRQVADRFTAEDLVAVQTLSVTVPAPVALDLLEGPLGTQLSELLRGIPSDTDLSDADISVVADGSPAYRAWCLLEDEYKIGWVIAGKLLARKRPRLLPVYDRVVRCALGHPPSFWTDLRTALREDDATLHHRLLGLRQSAGLPETVSALRVADVAVWMAHPAPGHRCP, from the coding sequence ATGAACGAGCTCGTCACGGGGCCTGGTTCCTCCAGGCGAGAGCCGTCCGTGGTGGGGCAGCGCCTGAACGCCGTTCTGGATGCGGAGCAGGTGGTGGACGACCTGCGCCGCTACTTCGGGATCGGCCTGCCCCCTGGTGCCGGCGTGTTCACGGGGGGCCGGTTCGAGCACCTGGCGGGCGGGGGTGACCGTAGGCAGGTCGCGGACCGGTTCACCGCAGAGGACCTGGTAGCTGTGCAGACCCTGTCGGTGACCGTCCCCGCGCCCGTCGCCCTTGACCTGCTGGAAGGCCCGCTGGGCACCCAACTGTCCGAACTGCTGCGAGGCATCCCTTCCGACACCGATCTGTCCGACGCCGATATCTCGGTCGTCGCGGACGGCTCGCCGGCGTACCGGGCCTGGTGCTTGTTGGAGGACGAGTACAAAATTGGGTGGGTGATCGCCGGGAAGCTCTTAGCCCGCAAGCGGCCGCGGCTGCTGCCGGTCTACGACCGGGTCGTGCGCTGTGCGCTCGGCCACCCGCCGTCGTTCTGGACCGATCTGCGCACCGCCCTGCGCGAGGACGACGCGACCCTGCACCACCGGCTCCTTGGCCTGCGACAGAGTGCGGGCCTGCCCGAGACGGTCAGCGCGCTACGGGTCGCCGATGTCGCGGTTTGGATGGCCCACCCCGCCCCGGGCCACCGCTGCCCCTGA